Part of the Deltaproteobacteria bacterium genome is shown below.
GCCGCCCGATGCTATGCCAGGACAAAACCGGCAGTCATCCAGTGGGGAAACCCTATCGAGCACAACATTTTTGCCTTCGACACTATCAGGGCTCTTATCTGCCTCATGTCCATTACGGGCAATCTTGATGTACCCGGCGGAAATGTGGAAGCACACGACCCAAATATCATGGGGCTGGGGACTTTTGTCCGGGTTGGCCTCATTCCCGACAAGCGCAAGGACATGATAAGCACCTATCATCGGATCATCCCGCGCCTGATGACCGTGGCGCCTGCCTATTTCCGGAAAGCCGTTCTAGAAGGGATTCCCTATCCGGTTAAAGGATTCTATGCCATGTGCTCCAATCCCATGCTGTCTTACGCCGACAGTCGCCAGACGTATGACGCCCTCATGAAACTGGATTTCATCGCCATAGCGGACATCTTCATGACCCCGACGGCGGCCCTGGCGGATATCGTTCTTCCCGTAGCTACCCACTTCGAATTTGACGATATCGGCCATCTGGGGCTCGGCCACGGCTACATTCTGGCAAGGCCCAAGGTTGTCGATCCACCGGAGGAATGCTGGCCCGACATGAAGATTATGAATGAGCTGGGTAAACTGATAAGTCCATCGGAGTTCTGGCACGATGATTACCGTATGTTTCTGGAAGACGTCGTCAAACCGGCAGGACTCACGTATGCCCTGTTCGCCCAAAAGGGATACCTGAAAGGGCCGGACCGGTTCAAATCCTACGAAGAAAAAGGATTCAAGACCCCCACGGGAAAGGTGGAGCTTGCACTCAGCACGGCGGAAAAGTTCAAGCTGGCTGCCCTGCCACAGTACACAGGCCTGCCGGAAGCCGACGACCCCGATTATCCCCTGCTTCTCACCAGCGCCAAAAGCCGCTACTACCTCCACTCATCGTACCGGTGGCTGGAAAAGCTCAGAAAGCTGAGGCCTCATCCCCGGCTGGAGATCCACCCGGAAACGGCAAAGAAATTCGGCATCGGCGAGGGGGACGAGGTCGTCATCGAGACGAAATACGGACAGGTCACTCAGGTCGCCCATCTGACGGACGGTATCGATCCCCGGGTGATCTCTGCCTCCCACGGCTGGTGGTTTCCCGAAGGAAAGCCGGAAACCCAGTACGACTGGGAAAAATCCAACTTCAACATGCTGACCTCCACAGGTAAACTTGGCAGGGAGTACGGCACCCCCAACCTGAAGGGCCTCCCCTGCCGGATCAGCCGGAAAGCATAAGATTTTATTATTATCCATCTCCGCATCCGATGGCTAAAGTCTTCACCTTAATAAAGTAACCACTTGACAAGAAAACCTGAATTTGTTTGACTGCACAGCGGGTGATGGAGTTCACCTGTAGACAAACTGCCCATAAGGCTAATAACTCCTACCAGTTTTAATTTGGTGGAGTTTTTTTATGTTAGATACTATCAATCATGGATCGAAATCCCGTATTCAGGACGTTTCACAAAAATCACTGAAAAACGTTCTTGATAGCTGTACCAGATTTTCCATTCTTTCCCTGAACCGCCAGAGTGAAGCCTGTCAGAAGTTACTTATCCAAAACCCGTTCATTGATGTGGCGATACTTGGCCAGTTTAAGGCGGGTAAAAGCTCTTTCATCAATAGCCTCATCGGCAAATCCATCCTTCCCATTGGCGTCATACCTGTCACCACCGTCATTACCCGGCTTCACTATGGGGAAAAAGAACGAGCCGTTGTAAAATTCTTCGACGCTAAAGTATGCGAGATTGATATAAGCGAGATTGATTCATATACCTCTGAAGCAAAGAACCCATCCAATGAAAAAAATGTAGAGATGGTGGATATTGAACTTCCATCACTCAAGGATTACGATGGTCTTCGTTTGGTGGATACCCCCGGCCTGGGAAGTGTCTTCAAATATCATAGGGAAACCTCTGAAAACTGGCTTCCTCAGGTTGGTACTGCCATACTTGCCATCAGTTCCGATCGCCCACTTTCAGACAACGATGTGCAATTGATTCGGGAGCTGACACAATACACGCCCAATATCGTGATCCTTCTGACAAAGGCTGATCTCCTCTCCCCTGAACAGC
Proteins encoded:
- a CDS encoding molybdopterin-dependent oxidoreductase; translation: MGEDIRWVRTHCARMDHGGCALLVGVKDNQIVQVKGDPEGFLNKGYICPKGVASPDRLTHPDRLRHPLKRAGKRGEGKWQRITWEEALQEIAGNFLQIKEKFGPKAVAFGVGMPKGLEHFILIRLANIFGSPNVIASQDVCHAPREITGIHTCGFYPVADFHHMSKLAVLWGSNITSTNEEGEICSLLLEQVKNGTELIIIDPRRIDLVKKAKLWLQIRPGTDNALALGFLNVIISEGLYDKEFVEKWTVGFADLAEHVKGFTPEKVSEITWVAPDLISEAARCYARTKPAVIQWGNPIEHNIFAFDTIRALICLMSITGNLDVPGGNVEAHDPNIMGLGTFVRVGLIPDKRKDMISTYHRIIPRLMTVAPAYFRKAVLEGIPYPVKGFYAMCSNPMLSYADSRQTYDALMKLDFIAIADIFMTPTAALADIVLPVATHFEFDDIGHLGLGHGYILARPKVVDPPEECWPDMKIMNELGKLISPSEFWHDDYRMFLEDVVKPAGLTYALFAQKGYLKGPDRFKSYEEKGFKTPTGKVELALSTAEKFKLAALPQYTGLPEADDPDYPLLLTSAKSRYYLHSSYRWLEKLRKLRPHPRLEIHPETAKKFGIGEGDEVVIETKYGQVTQVAHLTDGIDPRVISASHGWWFPEGKPETQYDWEKSNFNMLTSTGKLGREYGTPNLKGLPCRISRKA